A stretch of the Bacillus sp. FJAT-18017 genome encodes the following:
- a CDS encoding MDR family MFS transporter, whose amino-acid sequence MLAMFMSAVEATIVSTAMPAIVGDLGGFSLYSWVFSAYLLMNAITVLIYGKLADLFGRKPVILFGLTFFMIGSILCGFAESMQMLIVFRLIQGFGAGAVTPIASTIVGDIYTTEERAKIQGYLSSVWGISAVMGPAIGGLLVEYVSWHYVFWVNIPLGLLSMVGLWFFLQENVEKKKREIDYMGAILLTLGISALMFILVEGGTRWEWASTPTLSLIAVTILALGLFVIQEKRAAEPMMPFSIWKEKSILVANSVSLTTGIMLIGISSFLPAFVQGVMEQSPIVAGFTLTAMSIGWPIASSISGRLILTKGYRTTSLLGGVFLIVGGTVFAFMTPEAGPAMAAAGSFIIGLGMGLTSTAFIVLIQSTVSWQQRGIATASNMFMRNLGNTIGAALLGGILNSRFSAYLADKGDEGEGLTLDSANILLDKAERENLPAGVLEILQEGLTISLHTVYLGVLLFAVISMVLIAFLPIKVKQKG is encoded by the coding sequence ATGCTGGCCATGTTTATGAGTGCTGTTGAAGCTACAATCGTTTCTACTGCTATGCCGGCAATTGTCGGTGATTTAGGGGGTTTTTCGCTTTATAGCTGGGTGTTTTCTGCTTATTTATTAATGAACGCCATTACAGTACTCATTTATGGTAAATTGGCAGATCTTTTTGGGAGAAAACCTGTTATTCTCTTTGGCCTAACCTTTTTCATGATTGGTTCTATTCTTTGTGGTTTTGCTGAATCAATGCAAATGTTGATTGTATTCAGACTGATCCAGGGTTTTGGAGCAGGTGCCGTAACACCGATAGCATCAACAATAGTTGGTGATATTTACACAACCGAGGAACGGGCGAAAATCCAGGGATATCTGTCCAGTGTCTGGGGGATATCAGCTGTAATGGGGCCGGCAATTGGGGGCCTGCTTGTCGAATATGTCAGCTGGCATTATGTATTCTGGGTTAATATTCCGCTTGGACTCCTTTCTATGGTTGGCCTTTGGTTCTTTCTTCAAGAGAATGTCGAGAAAAAGAAACGAGAAATTGATTATATGGGTGCCATTCTTTTGACACTTGGGATATCTGCACTCATGTTTATTCTTGTGGAAGGCGGCACTAGGTGGGAATGGGCCTCCACACCGACTTTGTCCTTAATTGCAGTGACCATTTTGGCATTAGGCTTATTTGTGATCCAGGAGAAACGGGCAGCAGAGCCAATGATGCCATTTTCAATTTGGAAGGAAAAATCTATTCTCGTAGCTAACAGTGTCTCTTTAACTACAGGAATCATGCTGATAGGGATTTCAAGTTTTTTGCCAGCGTTCGTACAAGGTGTCATGGAACAATCCCCCATTGTTGCCGGATTTACCTTGACAGCCATGTCTATTGGCTGGCCGATTGCTTCCTCAATTTCAGGCAGGCTGATCCTAACGAAGGGCTATCGGACAACCTCCTTGCTGGGTGGTGTCTTCCTTATTGTTGGTGGTACGGTTTTCGCATTTATGACGCCAGAAGCGGGCCCTGCCATGGCAGCAGCTGGGTCGTTCATTATAGGTTTAGGAATGGGGCTAACATCAACAGCGTTTATTGTCCTGATTCAAAGTACGGTAAGCTGGCAACAGAGGGGAATTGCAACAGCATCGAATATGTTCATGAGGAATTTGGGAAATACAATCGGTGCAGCACTTTTAGGCGGCATCCTCAACAGCCGCTTCTCTGCTTACCTTGCTGACAAAGGAGACGAAGGAGAAGGTCTGACTCTTGATAGCGCAAATATTCTCCTCGATAAAGCGGAAAGGGAAAACTTGCCTGCAGGTGTCCTTGAAATACTTCAGGAAGGCTTGACGATTTCCCTTCATACTGTATATCTGGGTGTCTTGCTGTTTGCTGTTATCAGTATGGTTTTGATAGCTTTTTTACCAATAAAGGTAAAACAGAAAGGTTAA
- a CDS encoding LysR family transcriptional regulator, which produces MSSLSEFHLLSVLAQEMNMRKASERLFVSQPALSQRLQTIEKEWGTKLFIRSQKGLSLTPQGEEVIRFVNEVLSEEEKVREAIHSMESGVAGTLKIAVATIVGQHWLPRVLKKFVERYPQAKISLVTGWSSEILKSLYDHQAHIGIIRGTPDWKGKKVHLFEDRLFLVDREISSIDQVLKTDRPFIQFKSDSNYYQEIQEWWHRQFKLPPKRTVIVDQIETCKQMAFNGIGYAILPEITLDGAGDDIFKLELLNEDNQPIKRDTWLLGYESSFELKQVRAFTELVLEHINEGK; this is translated from the coding sequence ATGTCGTCGCTTTCAGAGTTCCACCTGCTTTCGGTCCTGGCGCAGGAAATGAATATGAGAAAGGCCTCTGAACGTCTTTTTGTCTCACAGCCAGCCCTGTCCCAGCGTCTTCAGACCATTGAAAAGGAGTGGGGGACAAAACTGTTTATCCGTTCTCAAAAAGGGCTATCGCTTACTCCTCAGGGAGAGGAGGTCATTCGTTTCGTTAACGAGGTTCTCAGTGAGGAGGAAAAGGTCAGGGAAGCCATTCACTCGATGGAATCCGGAGTTGCCGGTACTCTTAAAATAGCAGTGGCTACAATTGTTGGACAGCATTGGCTGCCGAGGGTTTTGAAAAAGTTCGTCGAGCGTTATCCACAGGCTAAAATATCACTGGTAACAGGATGGAGCAGTGAAATCCTCAAGTCGTTATATGACCATCAGGCCCATATAGGCATCATTAGAGGGACTCCAGACTGGAAAGGGAAGAAGGTTCACCTTTTTGAAGATAGGCTGTTCTTGGTGGACAGAGAGATTTCATCAATCGATCAAGTTCTTAAGACAGACAGGCCATTCATCCAGTTTAAAAGTGATTCTAATTATTATCAGGAAATCCAGGAATGGTGGCACCGCCAATTTAAGCTGCCGCCTAAAAGGACAGTCATTGTAGACCAGATTGAAACATGCAAGCAAATGGCCTTTAATGGGATTGGATATGCAATCCTTCCTGAAATCACTCTTGATGGAGCAGGGGACGATATTTTCAAGCTTGAATTACTCAATGAAGATAACCAGCCTATCAAAAGGGATACCTGGTTGCTAGGGTACGAATCCTCATTTGAACTAAAGCAAGTACGAGCCTTTACCGAACTTGTCCTCGAGCATATTAACGAAGGAAAATGA
- a CDS encoding YkuJ family protein, whose translation MSQLQGIITRLKNLQEQSNSGEPAQRYFEVNGERKCQVTFHPKTETFELEVYNEKEKPKRYQFDNIDMITIEIFDLIQ comes from the coding sequence ATGTCACAGCTTCAAGGGATCATTACCCGTTTAAAAAACCTTCAGGAACAATCGAATAGCGGTGAACCTGCCCAGCGATATTTTGAAGTGAATGGTGAGAGGAAGTGCCAGGTCACTTTCCACCCAAAGACTGAAACTTTTGAACTGGAAGTATACAACGAAAAGGAAAAGCCAAAACGTTATCAATTCGATAATATCGACATGATTACGATTGAAATTTTTGACTTGATCCAATAA
- a CDS encoding DUF3993 domain-containing protein: protein MKKTLLVICAVLLIVMPTYPQATEGKNKPSREEIFTVLENAFLAQVSLSEELRTKEEINEILSEYFTEEYAKEFWDINVAEENGKFVTYGTDFAPYYIPYYQFSDKTEVVFEGDKAYVFEFFPETHEGPVGYESHYEGLLLVKNGDSWKVAEYLYDTIPESVIEQSDSHVELINTNNQVAEEAETTKEVETASLQFQLGMNPIGNLIQYGAIISSGETESITALFEQNDEQLVMGY from the coding sequence ATGAAAAAGACGTTGTTGGTGATTTGCGCCGTATTGTTAATTGTCATGCCTACGTATCCTCAAGCAACTGAGGGGAAAAATAAGCCAAGCCGAGAGGAAATATTTACGGTTTTGGAAAATGCTTTTTTAGCTCAGGTGTCGCTAAGTGAAGAACTGCGGACAAAGGAAGAAATTAATGAAATACTTTCTGAATATTTTACTGAGGAATACGCTAAGGAATTTTGGGATATTAACGTAGCAGAAGAAAACGGAAAATTTGTTACCTATGGAACTGATTTTGCCCCTTATTATATTCCATATTACCAATTCTCTGATAAAACAGAGGTTGTGTTTGAGGGAGACAAAGCCTATGTATTTGAATTCTTCCCAGAGACACATGAAGGTCCTGTCGGGTATGAGAGCCATTATGAAGGCTTGCTTCTTGTAAAGAATGGAGACAGTTGGAAAGTTGCTGAATACCTATACGACACTATACCGGAATCAGTGATCGAGCAATCTGATTCTCACGTTGAATTAATAAATACGAATAATCAGGTGGCTGAGGAGGCTGAAACCACGAAAGAAGTGGAAACTGCCTCATTGCAATTCCAGCTGGGCATGAACCCAATAGGAAATCTAATTCAATATGGGGCAATCATAAGCTCAGGTGAGACTGAAAGCATCACGGCGCTATTTGAACAAAATGACGAGCAGCTTGTAATGGGATATTAG
- a CDS encoding metallophosphoesterase translates to MKKKQTRRSFLKTMIGGMLAVVGLGSGGYFYAREVEPGLLDIQSHEISHALIPKGMDGFRIVQFSDTHLGFHYSLKQLEKLARKITNLKPDLIVFSGDLMDDPNSYESPNEIISILQELKAPAGKYAIFGNHDHGGYGTELYQEVMDASGFTTLLNEGVSIERTGESFYLLGIDDKMLGKPNIAKPLENVPKNIYKILLSHAPDVADEAAEFDIHLQLSGHSHGGQIKVPLIGALVVPPYAEKYHEGFYFIGPEESLTLYVNRGLGTTRLPFRFMSKPELTVFTLKNKA, encoded by the coding sequence ATGAAAAAAAAACAAACTCGAAGATCGTTTCTAAAAACAATGATCGGCGGAATGCTTGCTGTAGTTGGGCTAGGTTCTGGGGGTTATTTTTATGCACGTGAAGTTGAGCCTGGATTGCTGGATATTCAATCACACGAGATCTCACACGCACTCATTCCTAAGGGCATGGATGGATTTAGAATTGTCCAGTTCAGCGATACCCATTTAGGATTCCACTACAGCTTAAAGCAGTTGGAAAAACTGGCAAGAAAAATCACGAATCTAAAACCAGATTTAATTGTTTTTAGTGGAGACCTGATGGATGATCCGAATTCATATGAATCACCAAATGAAATTATCTCCATCCTTCAAGAGCTTAAGGCGCCTGCAGGCAAATATGCGATTTTTGGAAATCATGATCACGGAGGCTACGGCACCGAATTGTATCAAGAAGTAATGGACGCATCAGGATTTACAACTCTATTAAATGAGGGAGTTTCAATTGAGAGAACGGGTGAATCGTTCTACTTGCTTGGGATCGATGATAAAATGCTTGGCAAGCCCAATATTGCGAAGCCTTTGGAAAATGTACCTAAAAACATCTACAAAATTCTTCTTTCCCACGCACCCGATGTAGCAGATGAAGCAGCTGAATTTGATATCCATCTCCAATTAAGCGGCCACAGTCATGGGGGCCAAATAAAAGTCCCCCTAATTGGGGCTCTAGTCGTACCACCGTATGCCGAAAAGTATCACGAAGGTTTTTATTTTATTGGACCGGAAGAATCACTGACACTTTACGTAAATCGCGGACTCGGAACAACCCGGCTGCCATTCAGATTTATGTCAAAGCCAGAATTGACTGTTTTTACTCTTAAAAATAAAGCATAA
- the cbpB gene encoding cyclic-di-AMP-binding protein CbpB, which translates to MISLHSGEFLEMNIRDLMIPSERTAHVQVGNNLEHALLVLTKSRYTAVPVLDPHYRLRGLISTTLIMDSILGLERIEFELLERKRVEEVMNVTVPRVKMDVPINKCIELLINHPFLCIESGEGYFEGILPRSTVLNQLNRHLKKLNKKHG; encoded by the coding sequence ATGATAAGTCTTCATAGTGGAGAATTCCTGGAAATGAACATAAGGGATTTGATGATCCCATCAGAAAGGACTGCTCACGTACAGGTAGGGAATAACCTTGAACATGCTTTACTCGTCCTTACCAAAAGCAGGTATACCGCAGTTCCGGTGTTAGATCCTCATTATCGGCTTCGCGGGCTGATAAGCACGACTCTTATTATGGATTCAATTCTTGGCCTCGAGCGGATCGAATTTGAATTGCTTGAAAGAAAAAGAGTCGAAGAAGTTATGAACGTTACGGTCCCTCGTGTAAAAATGGATGTTCCAATTAACAAGTGCATTGAATTGTTGATCAATCATCCTTTTCTTTGCATTGAGTCTGGTGAGGGGTACTTTGAAGGGATTCTTCCGCGAAGTACAGTATTGAACCAGTTGAACAGACATTTGAAAAAACTAAATAAAAAACATGGCTAA
- a CDS encoding C39 family peptidase, with protein MRKIYFLTTLLLLHGCESGKSISAVEETRKEVFTSQTPKEQQYDMGKSEAKHGERIDLSGQKGEEVPGATKLDVVQINQNPELRYGCEVTSLAMVLNYAGVKTGKMELYRAIRKDHDPIVRSGRDITNWGNPAEGFVGDMTGKNGAGYAVYDQPIADLVNIYLPGRAVNLTNKPFEDILAHVEKGYPVVVWTTGDYRLPDRWESWMHAGERIRTPLDLHAVVLVGFDTDNVYINDPLSGKKQHRVNKEQFIASWKALKCRAVSYH; from the coding sequence TTGCGTAAAATTTATTTTCTAACAACTCTTTTGCTTCTTCATGGGTGTGAATCCGGTAAAAGTATTTCTGCAGTCGAAGAAACGCGTAAAGAAGTATTTACAAGCCAGACTCCGAAAGAGCAACAATATGATATGGGGAAAAGCGAGGCCAAACATGGGGAACGAATAGATCTTAGTGGACAAAAAGGAGAGGAAGTCCCCGGTGCCACTAAGCTAGATGTTGTTCAGATCAACCAAAATCCTGAGTTACGATATGGGTGCGAGGTGACCAGTCTTGCAATGGTCCTGAATTATGCAGGTGTAAAAACAGGAAAAATGGAATTGTACAGGGCAATAAGGAAAGACCATGACCCTATTGTCCGTTCAGGCAGAGATATTACCAATTGGGGAAATCCAGCAGAAGGCTTTGTAGGAGATATGACCGGCAAAAATGGTGCGGGATATGCAGTATATGACCAGCCTATTGCCGACTTAGTCAATATTTATCTGCCTGGCCGTGCTGTAAACCTGACCAATAAACCATTCGAGGACATTCTCGCTCATGTTGAAAAAGGTTATCCTGTGGTCGTCTGGACAACTGGAGACTACCGCCTCCCTGACCGTTGGGAATCATGGATGCATGCTGGCGAAAGGATCAGGACCCCTCTTGATTTGCACGCTGTAGTTCTGGTTGGTTTTGATACAGACAATGTTTATATCAATGATCCTCTCTCCGGTAAAAAGCAGCATCGAGTAAATAAAGAGCAATTCATTGCTTCCTGGAAGGCACTGAAATGCCGGGCTGTTAGCTACCATTAA
- a CDS encoding YkyB family protein — protein MDSNRKRPPAIQSVQNLSQAIYIVNRHAKTAPNPKYLYLLKHESLKKMLREGKAKKIGLHFSNRPKNSQQQSDVLVECGKYTFHIPPEKKDFAELPHLGQLNDLIRNPKASIPLTHAKAILQAYTGIKETPDPPDRKKTYQKPVFKRLGESY, from the coding sequence TTGGACAGCAATAGGAAAAGACCTCCAGCAATCCAGTCAGTTCAAAATCTCTCCCAGGCAATTTATATTGTCAACCGGCATGCAAAGACTGCGCCAAATCCAAAATACCTTTACCTGTTAAAACATGAATCACTTAAGAAGATGCTTCGGGAAGGAAAGGCAAAAAAAATTGGTCTGCACTTTTCAAATCGGCCAAAAAATAGCCAGCAGCAGTCCGATGTCCTCGTTGAATGCGGAAAATATACTTTTCATATCCCGCCCGAGAAAAAAGATTTTGCCGAACTTCCCCATCTCGGCCAGCTTAATGACCTGATCCGCAATCCTAAAGCTTCGATTCCACTTACACATGCAAAAGCAATTCTTCAGGCATACACTGGCATAAAGGAAACACCCGATCCTCCAGACCGGAAAAAAACTTATCAAAAACCTGTCTTTAAAAGGCTGGGTGAAAGTTATTAA
- a CDS encoding sensor domain-containing protein: protein MELINSPSGQKGNKASRRGMKIEKILYDVILKHIRDMVFIMKVDKGPSFRYIFANEIAAKRITLTDDPFGKTFQEVLPAEVAEHLQQEYEKVLQTNSSTLVFDASFLEKGQEYYGETVLTPVRDSEGKIQYIVGITRDVTTSLNEKDAIIHAGQRYRSIVEHNIDAIFSINLEGQILEANPAAAALTGYGEYMLKGMSIYDLVYDIDFESFKSLVEDTGNGKALESLDCRFSGNDGHLLTLHIRTVPIIVYGDVLGIYVIIRDISEQSKNVEMIRYMAFHDQLTGLLNRRALLDRLNEELYSPSRNKKEFALISIDLDRFKHLNDSLGHLVGDEILKKVSARLSECSNESCLVYRQGGDEFNILLLGTNRKAAIFFAQRILSLFKRSFYFNSQEYFISPSIGISMYPNDGKDAETLLKNADEALFRVKERGRAHFQFYRSDMNSSISNVLALETLLRKAIDKQELCLYYQPQIDLSTSEVRSFEALLRWDSKELGSISPATFIPLAEDTGLIVPIGNWVIENACKQIRSWNRKGFFGFRVAINISPKQMQQPSFAAFLKTAVEKYLPSPSYLEIEITEGTLQNKTEAIPALQSIKDLGITISVDDFGTGYSSLSYLKEFPIDVLKIDKSFIKDITENQKDAAIASAIVHLGKSLGVEVIAEGVENATQAEWLCGEGCHKAQGFYFAKPITVKEVEKSYMKTSFRILEEC, encoded by the coding sequence ATGGAGTTAATCAACAGTCCATCGGGACAAAAGGGAAATAAAGCCTCCAGGCGGGGGATGAAGATAGAAAAAATCCTTTATGATGTGATTTTGAAGCATATCAGGGATATGGTCTTCATTATGAAGGTCGATAAAGGTCCGAGTTTTCGGTATATTTTTGCCAATGAAATAGCGGCGAAAAGAATCACACTGACAGATGACCCTTTTGGGAAAACTTTTCAGGAAGTCCTTCCGGCAGAAGTGGCTGAGCATCTTCAGCAGGAATATGAGAAAGTTCTCCAAACTAATTCTTCAACTTTAGTGTTTGACGCCTCCTTTCTTGAGAAAGGCCAAGAATACTATGGAGAGACAGTCCTTACTCCTGTCCGGGACTCAGAAGGGAAAATACAGTATATTGTCGGGATTACCAGGGATGTTACCACATCTCTGAATGAAAAAGATGCGATTATTCATGCTGGCCAACGGTATCGATCAATTGTCGAGCATAATATTGATGCCATTTTTTCAATTAATCTAGAAGGACAGATTCTCGAAGCGAATCCTGCAGCGGCTGCGTTGACCGGCTATGGAGAGTATATGCTGAAAGGCATGTCCATTTATGATTTGGTATATGACATTGATTTCGAAAGCTTCAAGAGCCTCGTTGAGGATACAGGGAACGGAAAAGCTCTTGAATCACTTGATTGCAGGTTTTCTGGGAATGATGGACATCTGCTCACATTGCATATCAGGACGGTACCAATCATTGTTTATGGGGACGTTCTTGGTATTTATGTGATTATCAGAGATATATCTGAGCAATCAAAGAATGTAGAAATGATTAGGTATATGGCTTTCCATGACCAACTGACTGGTTTACTGAATAGGAGGGCGCTCCTTGACCGGCTTAACGAGGAGCTTTATTCACCTTCCCGGAATAAAAAGGAATTTGCCTTAATTTCAATTGATCTGGATCGCTTTAAACATTTAAACGATTCGCTCGGCCATCTTGTCGGTGATGAAATATTAAAGAAGGTTTCTGCCCGTCTCTCTGAATGTTCAAATGAAAGCTGTCTGGTTTATAGGCAGGGAGGGGACGAATTCAATATACTCCTGCTTGGGACAAACAGGAAGGCAGCCATCTTTTTTGCCCAAAGGATTTTGTCATTATTCAAAAGGTCATTTTATTTTAATTCACAGGAATATTTTATTTCGCCAAGTATTGGTATCAGTATGTACCCGAATGATGGCAAGGATGCAGAAACGTTATTAAAGAATGCCGATGAAGCCCTCTTCCGGGTCAAGGAACGGGGCAGAGCCCATTTCCAATTTTACCGTTCCGACATGAACTCTTCTATCTCAAATGTTCTAGCATTGGAAACTCTTTTACGGAAAGCAATTGATAAACAAGAGTTATGCCTGTATTATCAGCCGCAAATTGACCTTTCCACAAGTGAAGTAAGGAGCTTTGAGGCTCTTCTGCGATGGGATTCTAAAGAACTTGGCTCAATTTCGCCTGCCACTTTTATCCCTCTTGCTGAGGATACGGGGCTAATTGTGCCAATAGGCAACTGGGTGATAGAGAACGCATGCAAGCAAATTAGGTCGTGGAACCGCAAAGGATTCTTTGGTTTCAGAGTTGCTATCAATATTTCTCCAAAGCAGATGCAGCAGCCATCATTTGCAGCATTTTTAAAAACTGCGGTCGAGAAATATTTGCCTTCTCCATCCTATTTGGAAATTGAAATAACAGAAGGCACACTGCAAAACAAAACCGAGGCAATCCCAGCGCTTCAAAGTATAAAAGATTTAGGTATTACTATTTCTGTAGATGACTTCGGTACAGGTTATTCATCCTTAAGCTACCTAAAGGAATTTCCGATTGATGTCCTAAAAATTGATAAATCCTTTATAAAAGATATTACTGAAAACCAAAAAGACGCCGCAATTGCATCAGCGATCGTTCACCTTGGAAAAAGCCTTGGAGTTGAAGTGATTGCCGAAGGAGTCGAAAATGCCACACAAGCAGAGTGGCTTTGTGGGGAAGGCTGCCATAAGGCGCAGGGCTTTTACTTCGCTAAGCCCATTACTGTAAAAGAAGTCGAGAAAAGTTACATGAAAACAAGCTTTCGAATACTCGAGGAATGCTAG
- the fadH gene encoding 2,4-dienoyl-CoA reductase — protein sequence MNGKTVIITGGSSGMGKYMAKKFAAADANVVITGRSSERLEKAKAEIGGRVLTIEMDVRNIEDVSRMVKKTADEFGSIDFLVNNAAGNFICPAEKLSPNGWKSVIDIVLNGTFYCSREVGSYWIEKKIQGRIINMVATYAWGAGAGVIHSAAAKAGVLSMTRTLAVEWGKKYGIRVNAIAPGPIERTGGADKLWESEEAAKRTIESVPLGRLGKPEEIASLAHFLFSEQASYMNGECITLDGGQWLNQHPF from the coding sequence ATGAACGGAAAAACAGTTATCATAACAGGTGGTTCAAGCGGCATGGGAAAGTATATGGCCAAGAAGTTTGCAGCGGCCGATGCGAATGTTGTAATAACAGGCCGTTCCAGCGAAAGACTTGAAAAAGCCAAAGCTGAAATTGGCGGTAGGGTATTAACGATAGAAATGGATGTAAGGAACATTGAGGATGTCAGCCGGATGGTGAAAAAAACTGCAGATGAATTTGGCAGCATTGATTTCCTTGTTAATAATGCGGCTGGCAACTTTATTTGTCCAGCAGAAAAATTAAGTCCAAATGGCTGGAAGTCTGTTATTGATATCGTCCTGAACGGGACTTTTTATTGCAGCAGGGAAGTTGGCTCCTACTGGATTGAAAAAAAGATTCAGGGGCGGATCATTAATATGGTAGCAACATATGCCTGGGGTGCAGGGGCTGGTGTTATTCATTCAGCAGCGGCAAAGGCAGGGGTTTTATCAATGACCAGGACACTTGCCGTTGAGTGGGGAAAGAAATATGGCATCAGAGTAAATGCGATTGCGCCAGGTCCGATTGAAAGGACAGGTGGAGCAGATAAATTATGGGAATCGGAGGAAGCGGCGAAAAGGACGATTGAAAGTGTGCCGCTTGGCCGTCTAGGGAAGCCCGAAGAAATTGCCAGCCTGGCTCATTTTTTATTCTCTGAACAAGCATCATATATGAATGGGGAATGTATTACCCTCGATGGCGGCCAATGGCTGAACCAGCACCCTTTTTAG
- a CDS encoding aminotransferase A, with translation MEHLINQRVKAIEISGIRKFFNMVSDVENVVSLTIGQPDFPTPKHIKEAAVKAIHENRTVYTHNAGMIETRQAASDFVREKYGLIYDPQTEVIVTSGASEAIDITFRSILEEGCEVILPGPIYPGYEPIIRLCGAIPVHADIRENGFRFTAELIRKHLTEKTRCIVLPYPSNPTGVSLSEQEIKDIAELVKGKDILVLADEIYSELIYGQAHFSIGSILKEQTIVINGLSKSHSMTGWRIGLLFAPEKLAKHILKVHQYNVTCANSIAQVAATEALTLGKDDALPMKKEYEARRNYVYDRLVAMGLDVPMPDGAFYFFVKIPPSMNQDSFGFALDLVDKAKLAVVPGSAFSEFGEGYFRLSYAYSMDTLKEGLDRLEGYLNN, from the coding sequence ATGGAGCATTTAATTAATCAAAGAGTAAAAGCAATAGAAATTTCCGGCATCCGAAAATTCTTTAATATGGTGTCAGATGTAGAGAATGTAGTGTCTCTTACTATTGGGCAGCCTGACTTTCCAACACCCAAACATATAAAAGAAGCTGCAGTTAAGGCTATCCACGAAAACCGGACCGTATATACCCATAATGCTGGCATGATCGAGACAAGGCAGGCCGCTTCGGATTTTGTCCGTGAAAAATACGGTCTCATTTATGACCCCCAAACAGAGGTTATAGTAACAAGTGGAGCCAGTGAAGCGATTGATATCACCTTTCGTTCGATTTTAGAGGAAGGGTGTGAGGTCATTCTTCCGGGTCCCATTTACCCAGGCTATGAGCCTATCATTCGGCTATGCGGGGCAATACCAGTGCATGCGGATATCCGGGAAAACGGGTTTCGTTTCACAGCTGAGCTAATCCGTAAGCATCTAACAGAAAAAACCCGATGCATCGTCCTCCCATACCCTTCCAATCCGACAGGGGTCAGCCTCTCGGAACAAGAGATCAAAGACATTGCCGAGCTCGTTAAGGGGAAGGATATCCTTGTTTTGGCAGATGAAATTTATAGCGAACTGATTTACGGGCAAGCACATTTTTCAATCGGTTCCATCCTTAAGGAACAAACGATTGTAATTAATGGATTATCCAAATCACATTCCATGACAGGATGGCGCATCGGTCTTCTTTTTGCCCCGGAGAAGTTGGCAAAACATATCTTGAAAGTCCACCAATACAATGTAACTTGCGCAAATTCAATCGCACAGGTTGCGGCAACAGAGGCATTAACGTTAGGGAAGGACGACGCGCTCCCAATGAAAAAGGAATATGAAGCGCGGCGCAATTATGTTTATGATAGGCTAGTTGCCATGGGACTCGATGTGCCTATGCCCGACGGAGCATTTTACTTTTTTGTTAAAATCCCGCCGTCCATGAACCAAGATTCATTCGGATTTGCTCTTGACCTTGTTGACAAGGCTAAGCTAGCTGTTGTCCCAGGCAGTGCTTTTTCTGAATTTGGCGAAGGCTACTTCCGCCTCTCCTATGCGTATTCAATGGATACCCTGAAAGAGGGTCTGGATCGACTTGAAGGCTACCTGAATAATTGA